A single region of the Nicotiana sylvestris chromosome 6, ASM39365v2, whole genome shotgun sequence genome encodes:
- the LOC138870521 gene encoding uncharacterized protein — MVIDALWCVGGGFNIIMDPNDKLGGHPHRMYKSLEFQTCINNCGLIDMGYNGSNYTWCNNRRPGKRIWNRLDRIFVNDLWDQIFQRTSVRHLARTCSDHRPLLMKNLSATHQHISYFRFLNCWVNIEGFFDIVRESWSSKVLYVDSSKKEIVDINDLVTNWEDRLQELDNIDIEDNSEKSREDVNMAHAQYIRWLNLQESLLKQNSQIK; from the exons ATGGTTATTGATGCCCTTTGGTGTGTGGGAGGGGGCTTCAACATTATCATGGATCCAAATGACAAATTAGGGGGTCATCCTCACAGGATGTACAAAAGTCTGGAGTTTCAAACATGTATTAACAACTGTGGTCTCATTGACATGGGTTACAATGGTTCTAATTACACTTGGTGCAATAACAGAAGACCTGGGAAGAGAATTTGGAACAGGCTTGACAGAATTTTTGTAAATGATCTCTGGGATCAAATATTTCAAAGAACCTCTGTTAGGCATCTGGCTAGGACATGTTCAGATCACAGGCCCCTTCTTATGAAGAACCTGAGTGCTACCCACCAACATATTTCCTATTTTAGATTCCTGAATTGTTGGGTTAATATTGAGGGCTTCTTTGATATAGTGAGGGAATCATGGAGTTCTAAAGTGCTTTATGTGGATTCTTCAAA GAAAGAAATTGTTGATATTAATGATCTTGTTACTAATTGGGAAGATAGACTTCAGGAGTTGGATAATATTGACATAGAAGATAACTCTGAAAAGAGTAGAGAAGATGTCAACATGGCTCATGCTCAATATATCAGATGGCTTAATCTTCAAGAATCTTTGCTCAAGCAAAATTCTCAAATAAAGTGA
- the LOC104243617 gene encoding WUSCHEL-related homeobox 11 isoform X2: MEDEAQDSTSSNQSNSTRSNSERNEPVRSRWNPKPEQILILESIFNSGMVNPPKDETVRIRKILEQFGAVGDANVFYWFQNRRSRSRRRQRQIQASLNATNENSRSGGEQAANCSSGCAIQFGPSSISFPMAAPSNYLVLGSSSSSCGGDMGNNANDGTNGLFPFSGQMGLPEIEQNSSVSSILCSPADNANLHYQTGFITVFINGVATEVPRGPLDMNSMFGQENLALYHSSGVPLPVNEYGFVVQSLQHGESYFLVSRPA, from the exons ATGGAAGATGAAGCGCAAGACTCTACCTCATCAAACCAGTCTAATTCAACCCGGTCTAATTCCGAAAGAAATGAACCGGTGAGATCAAGGTGGAATCCAAAGCCGGAACAAATCCTAATACTTGAGTCAATCTTCAATAGTGGAATGGTAAATCCACCAAAAGATGAGACGGTGAGAATACGAAAAATTCTGGAGCAATTTGGCGCTGTTGGAGATGCAAATGTCTTCTACTGGTTTCAAAACCGCCGCTCAAGGTCTCGCCGTCGTCAAAGACAAATTCAGGCGAGTCTTAATGCTACCAACGAGAATAGTAGAAGTGGAGGAGAACAAGCTGCAAACTGTAGTAGTGGCTGTGCAATTCAATTTGGCCCCTCATCCATTTCTTTCCCTATGGCTGCACCTTCCAATTATCTTGTTCTTggttcttcttcgtcttcttgtGGAGGAGATATGGGAAATAATGCAAATGATGGTACTAATGGCCTCTTCCCTTTTTCTGGTCAAATGGGTCTTCCGGAAATCGAGCAAAACTCTTCTGTTAGCTCAATTTTGTGCTCACCAGCAGACAATGCTAACTTGCACTACCAAACTG GGTTTATCACAGTTTTTATTAATGGAGTAGCGACAGAGGTGCCAAGGGGACCACTTGACATGAATTCTATGTTCGGCCAAGAAAACTTGGCTTTGTATCATTCCTCTGGGGTGCCACTGCCAGTTAATGAATATGGCTTTGTAGTTCAGAGTTTGCAGCATGGTGAAAGCTACTTCCTG GTTTCAAGACCAGCTTAA
- the LOC104243617 gene encoding WUSCHEL-related homeobox 11 isoform X1, producing the protein MEDEAQDSTSSNQSNSTRSNSERNEPVRSRWNPKPEQILILESIFNSGMVNPPKDETVRIRKILEQFGAVGDANVFYWFQNRRSRSRRRQRQIQASLNATNENSRSGGEQAANCSSGCAIQFGPSSISFPMAAPSNYLVLGSSSSSCGGDMGNNANDGTNGLFPFSGQMGLPEIEQNSSVSSILCSPADNANLHYQTGAEVVCVSGFITVFINGVATEVPRGPLDMNSMFGQENLALYHSSGVPLPVNEYGFVVQSLQHGESYFLVSRPA; encoded by the exons ATGGAAGATGAAGCGCAAGACTCTACCTCATCAAACCAGTCTAATTCAACCCGGTCTAATTCCGAAAGAAATGAACCGGTGAGATCAAGGTGGAATCCAAAGCCGGAACAAATCCTAATACTTGAGTCAATCTTCAATAGTGGAATGGTAAATCCACCAAAAGATGAGACGGTGAGAATACGAAAAATTCTGGAGCAATTTGGCGCTGTTGGAGATGCAAATGTCTTCTACTGGTTTCAAAACCGCCGCTCAAGGTCTCGCCGTCGTCAAAGACAAATTCAGGCGAGTCTTAATGCTACCAACGAGAATAGTAGAAGTGGAGGAGAACAAGCTGCAAACTGTAGTAGTGGCTGTGCAATTCAATTTGGCCCCTCATCCATTTCTTTCCCTATGGCTGCACCTTCCAATTATCTTGTTCTTggttcttcttcgtcttcttgtGGAGGAGATATGGGAAATAATGCAAATGATGGTACTAATGGCCTCTTCCCTTTTTCTGGTCAAATGGGTCTTCCGGAAATCGAGCAAAACTCTTCTGTTAGCTCAATTTTGTGCTCACCAGCAGACAATGCTAACTTGCACTACCAAACTG GTGCTGAAGTAGTATGTGTTTCAGGGTTTATCACAGTTTTTATTAATGGAGTAGCGACAGAGGTGCCAAGGGGACCACTTGACATGAATTCTATGTTCGGCCAAGAAAACTTGGCTTTGTATCATTCCTCTGGGGTGCCACTGCCAGTTAATGAATATGGCTTTGTAGTTCAGAGTTTGCAGCATGGTGAAAGCTACTTCCTG GTTTCAAGACCAGCTTAA